One window of the Canis aureus isolate CA01 chromosome 1, VMU_Caureus_v.1.0, whole genome shotgun sequence genome contains the following:
- the LGALS7B gene encoding galectin-7, producing MSQPGLPHPASYEVPAAIPSSATACPRSPAMAGSSNVPHKTSLPEGIRVGTVMRIRGVVPNKAGRFYVNLLCGEAPGSEAALHFNPRLDESTVVFNTLEQGAWGREERGTGIPFQRGQPFDVLLIATDEGFKAVVGDSQYHHFRYRIPPARVRLLEVGGDLQLESVSVF from the exons ATGAGTCAGCCAGGCCTGCCACACCCCGCCTCATATGAGGTCCCAGCAGCCATCCCCAGCAGCGCCACTGCCTGCCCCCGCAGCCCAGCCATGGCAGGGAGCTCT AACGTGCCCCACAAGACCTCGCTGCCCGAGGGCATCCGAGTCGGCACTGTGATGAGGATTCGGGGTGTGGTCCCGAACAAGGCTGGCAG gTTCTACGTGAACCTGCTGTGCGGCGAGGCCCCGGGGAGCGAGGCTGCGCTGCATTTCAATCCCCGCCTGGATGAGTCCACCGTGGTCTTCAACACCCTGGAGCAGGGCGCCTGGGGCCGCGAGGAGCGAGGCACGGGCATCCCCTTCCAGCGCGGGCAGCCCTTCGACGTGCTCCTCATCGCCACGGACGAAGGCTTCAAG GCGGTGGTCGGCGACTCCCAGTACCACCACTTCCGCTACCGGATCCCGCCGGCGCGCGTGCGCCTCCTGGAGGTGGGCGGGGACCTGCAGCTCGAGTCCGTGAGCGTCTTCTGA
- the LGALS4 gene encoding galectin-4 yields MAYVPAPGYQPTYNPTLPYNKPIPGGLSVGMSVYIQGITSEHMRRFCVNFVAGAHPGSDIAFHFNPRFDGWDKVVFNSHLGGKWGSEEKKRSMPFRKGTHFELVFMVLAEHYKVVVNGNPFYEFGHRLPLQLVTHLQVEGDVELQSINFIGGTQPLGQGPGHTQQQPSSLPTMEGPPVFNPPVPFRKRLQGGLTVRRTVIIKGFVPFTSKSFVINFMVESSGDLALHINPRLTEGLVVRNSCLNGSWGSEDRKLSYNPFIPGQFFDLSIRCGMDRFKVYANGQHLFDFSHRLLALQNVDMLEINGDVTLSYIQV; encoded by the exons ATGGCCTATGTCCCTGCACCCGGCTACCAGCCCACCTACAATCCG ACTCTGCCCTACAACAAGCCCATCCCCGGAGGTCTCAGTGTGGGGATGTCTGTGTACATCCAAGGAATTACCAGTGAGCACATGAGGAG GTTCTGCGTGAACTTCGTGGCGGGGGCGCACCCGGGCTCCGACATTGCCTTCCACTTCAATCCCCGCTTTGATGGCTGGGACAAGGTGGTGTTCAACTCGCATCTGGGCGGCAAGTGGGGCAGcgaggagaagaagagaagcatGCCCTTCCGCAAGGGCACCCACTTCGAGCTGGTGTTCATGGTCCTGGCGGAGCACTACAAG GTGGTCGTAAATGGAAATCCTTTCTATGAGTTCGGGCACCGGCTGCCCCTACAGCTGGTCACCCACCTGCAAGTGGAAGGGGACGTGGAGCTTCAATCGATCAATTTCATTGGCGGCACCCAGCCCCTGGGTCAG GGTCCTGGACACACCCAGCAGCAGCCAAGTAGCCTGCCT ACCATGGAGGGACCCCCAGTCTTCAACCCG CCTGTGCCATTTAGGAAGAGATTGCAAGGAGGGCTTACAGTCCGAAGAACAGTCATAATCAAGGGCTTCGTACCCTTCACAAGCAAAAG ctttgtcATCAACTTCATGGTGGAATCCTCCGGGGACCTGGCTCTGCACATTAACCCTCGTCTGACCGAGGGTCTTGTGGTTCGGAACAGCTGTCTGAACGGTTCATGGGGATCTGAGGACAGGAAGCTTTCCTACAACCCATTTATTCCTGGGCAATTCTTTGAT CTGTCCATTCGCTGTGGCATGGATCGTTTCAAGGTTTACGCCAACGGCCAGCATCTCTTCGACTTTTCCCATCGCCTTTTGGCCCTCCAGAACGTGGACATGCTGGAGATTAACGGTGATGTCACCTTGTCCTATATCCAAGTCTAA